The following proteins come from a genomic window of Blastocatellia bacterium:
- a CDS encoding GAF domain-containing protein, with amino-acid sequence MNGSTQQTTVSSSPSAGGANPAVPDAIKTVPAVTHERILQRTGRIVERSKQVSVLYAIASSVSQSLDFQQTLNRAVELVPRLMGFEAGLILLTDKTSDALTLKARFGFSDEAGSFIQSLNPKEQFIGPSVITGETLIGEIPRQSHDLLATHLRERGFWFFVTIPLRSKGSTLGVMVLVSHGPRHVDPESSQFLLSMGDVIGVAIENASLYHDVANLLEETQRQANRLQESERQSRAIAELGQQALAGVDLSTLMNEATTLIAKTLDVEYSGVLELMENKETLRIRASAGPLAQMITQTMIPVDRSQAGYALRTNRPVIVENLATDPRFTQQTRLHELGVVSGMSVVIPGHHQPFGVLFAHTTNRRTFTKDDTNFLQNIAHILAEAIERKRTEEALEAEKQRLSITLRSIGDGVITTDTQGCVVLINKVAEMLTGWTQQEAVGQPLSAILRLLDEKTHELYGNPATQVLQTGTRVTQTEPITMVARDQTRYIITYESNPIVERDGKIVGTVLVFRDITEKQQMEYERLKAQKLESIGLLAGGIAHDFNNLLMAIMGNISLAKIEAEGDEKLVDRLTAAERACLQSKNLTHQLLTFSKGGAPIKKTTSMVGLIKDTAEFALRGSNVRCQFVIADSLWHVEADEGQISQVIQNLIINAMQAMPDGGTITVSAENVHLEPNTTLPLPGGRYVKVVVKDHGVGIPPENITKIFDPYFTTKKKGSGLGLAAAYSIVKKHDGFIGVESEVGVGSTFTVYLPATTKSVTSAKPPSVAPTQAQGSGRILVMDDEQIIRDVTGHILRRLGYEAAFAQDGEEAITAYQQAMAENRPFQAVIMDLTIPGGMGGKEAIKRLREIDPSVKAIVSSGYSNDPVMSNFTEYGFSGCVAKPYNVQELSHTLQKVISGN; translated from the coding sequence ATGAATGGCTCAACGCAACAGACAACCGTCAGCTCCTCGCCTAGTGCTGGTGGAGCCAATCCTGCGGTTCCTGATGCCATTAAAACCGTCCCTGCAGTCACACACGAACGCATTCTTCAGCGAACCGGCCGAATCGTGGAACGCAGTAAACAAGTATCGGTGTTGTATGCGATTGCCTCGTCGGTGAGTCAATCACTGGATTTTCAGCAGACGTTGAATCGAGCTGTTGAGCTGGTTCCACGTCTGATGGGCTTTGAAGCAGGCCTGATTTTGCTCACCGATAAAACATCGGATGCGCTCACGCTCAAAGCGCGATTTGGTTTTTCAGACGAAGCAGGTTCGTTTATCCAATCGTTGAATCCCAAGGAGCAATTCATTGGCCCATCTGTCATCACCGGCGAAACGCTCATTGGTGAAATTCCTCGCCAGAGTCATGACCTGCTGGCAACTCACCTGCGCGAGAGAGGCTTCTGGTTCTTTGTGACGATCCCGCTACGATCCAAAGGAAGCACGTTGGGGGTGATGGTGCTGGTCAGCCATGGTCCTCGACACGTTGACCCAGAAAGCAGCCAATTTCTGCTTTCTATGGGCGATGTCATCGGTGTGGCGATTGAAAACGCGAGCCTTTATCACGACGTTGCTAACTTGCTCGAGGAAACACAACGGCAGGCCAATCGGCTGCAAGAATCGGAGCGCCAATCACGAGCGATTGCCGAACTGGGACAACAAGCGTTAGCCGGCGTTGACCTCTCGACGTTAATGAACGAGGCGACAACGCTCATCGCCAAAACACTGGATGTCGAATATAGCGGCGTGCTCGAACTCATGGAGAACAAAGAGACGCTGCGGATTCGCGCCAGCGCAGGCCCACTCGCTCAGATGATTACCCAAACGATGATCCCTGTGGACCGCTCGCAGGCCGGCTATGCGCTACGGACGAATCGGCCCGTCATTGTCGAAAACCTCGCCACAGACCCGCGCTTTACTCAGCAGACTCGACTTCATGAGCTTGGTGTCGTCAGTGGCATGAGCGTGGTCATCCCCGGCCATCATCAACCATTTGGCGTGCTCTTCGCGCATACAACGAACCGGCGAACATTCACCAAAGATGACACCAACTTCTTACAGAACATAGCCCATATACTAGCTGAAGCGATCGAGCGCAAGCGAACCGAAGAAGCGCTCGAAGCTGAAAAACAACGTCTTTCTATCACCTTGCGTTCGATTGGCGACGGCGTCATCACCACCGACACGCAAGGATGTGTTGTGTTAATTAACAAAGTGGCGGAGATGTTGACCGGCTGGACTCAGCAAGAAGCTGTAGGACAGCCCTTGAGCGCCATCTTGCGCCTTCTCGATGAGAAGACCCACGAATTGTACGGCAATCCAGCCACCCAGGTGTTACAAACGGGAACCCGAGTGACACAAACAGAGCCGATCACCATGGTGGCCAGGGATCAAACACGCTACATCATCACCTACGAAAGCAATCCGATTGTCGAGCGAGATGGCAAAATTGTTGGCACGGTCTTGGTCTTCCGCGACATCACTGAAAAACAACAGATGGAATACGAGCGGCTCAAGGCTCAGAAGCTCGAATCAATTGGACTGTTGGCCGGCGGCATTGCTCATGACTTTAACAATCTACTCATGGCGATCATGGGCAACATTTCTCTGGCCAAAATTGAGGCCGAAGGAGACGAGAAATTGGTGGACCGTTTAACTGCTGCTGAACGCGCTTGTTTGCAATCGAAGAACCTGACGCATCAGTTGCTCACCTTCTCCAAAGGTGGAGCGCCGATCAAGAAAACGACTTCGATGGTTGGCCTGATCAAAGACACGGCTGAATTTGCGCTGCGTGGCTCAAATGTGCGCTGTCAGTTTGTCATCGCTGATTCACTCTGGCACGTGGAAGCCGATGAAGGACAAATCAGTCAGGTCATTCAAAACCTGATCATCAATGCCATGCAGGCTATGCCAGATGGCGGAACAATCACGGTGAGCGCCGAGAATGTCCATCTGGAGCCCAATACTACGTTGCCACTGCCTGGTGGTCGTTATGTCAAAGTCGTCGTCAAAGATCACGGAGTCGGTATTCCACCAGAAAATATCACTAAGATTTTCGACCCGTACTTCACCACCAAGAAAAAGGGCAGCGGCCTTGGGCTGGCTGCCGCCTATTCAATTGTCAAGAAGCATGACGGGTTTATCGGTGTCGAGTCTGAGGTGGGTGTCGGTTCAACGTTCACTGTTTATCTGCCGGCCACGACTAAATCCGTAACATCGGCCAAGCCGCCCTCGGTGGCGCCGACACAGGCGCAGGGGAGTGGACGTATTTTGGTCATGGACGATGAGCAAATCATTCGCGATGTCACCGGCCACATTCTCCGACGGTTGGGCTACGAAGCTGCGTTCGCCCAAGATGGCGAAGAGGCGATCACGGCCTATCAGCAAGCGATGGCTGAGAATCGTCCATTTCAGGCAGTTATTATGGACCTGACTATCCCCGGCGGCATGGGCGGAAAAGAAGCGATTAAACGATTGCGTGAAATAGACCCCAGCGTCAAAGCCATTGTCTCCAGCGGATACTCGAATGATCCTGTCATGAGCAACTTCACGGAGTATGGATTTTCTGGGTGCGTTGCCAAGCCCTACAACGTACAGGAGCTCAGTCACACTCTACAGAAAGTTATCAGCGGAAATTAG